In the genome of Streptomyces lydicus, the window CCGGGGACACGAGGCGAGCGGTTGACGACCACGGTGCTCATCGGTCTGTCCTTCAGGATGGTGGTGGGCCCGGACGGAGCCGCGGCATGGCAGCACGGCTGCCCTTTTCACAGTAGGGAGGGGCGGCGCGACGTCGGGAGCCGGTGGTGGAAAACTGTCCGTCCGGACAGCGGAACTGTGCCTGCCAGTTCAGCGGTGGTCCGGCCGTCCCCGCGGCGTCGGCGTCGCGCGGTGGCGTGGGGAACCTGCCCCGGCGGGACGCGGCCGGATGGCCCGGCGCGCCGTCAGATGAGGCCGGAGCGGATGGCGTAGGAGACGGCGTGCGCGCGGTTGCGCAGCCGGAGCCGCTTCATCACGCCGTACAGCACGTACTTGATGGTGCGCTCGGAGTAGCACAGTTTCGCGGCGATCTGCGACAGTTCCTCGCCCTCGGCGACGAGCCGCAGCACGTCCATCTCACGGGAGCTGATCCCGGAGGCCGCCAGGCCGCGAGGCACCAGGACCTCGCGCTGGGTGACCTGGACCTGCTCCATCAGCGTCCCCTGGAGGGAGGCGGGGAAACTGCCGCCGCCCTGCGCGACGGCGAGCAGGGTCCGGGTGAAGTCGGCCGGGGTGAAGGAGTCGCGCCACAGCACCGCCCGCACCCCGCGGTCGACGGCCGCGGAGATGTCGGCCCGCCACTGCATTTTGGCCACGACAAGGACGAACAGGACGTCCGCGGCGTCGCTGAGCGCGCCCAGGGACTCCAGCGCGGCGGCGTCCGCGACATCCGTGGCGACCACCACGACGTCACCGTCGCGTACGTCACTGACGGACACCTCGGCCAGTTCGCGGTCGTGCTGGAGATAGCTGACCAGACCGGCACGGACGATGCCTTCGGGCGCGTGTATCGCCACACGCACGGTGTCGACAAGCATGTGTGGCGACATACGCACTCTCCTGGGATATGCGGTGTGCGGAGATCGAACGGGGCGATCGTGCCACGACGGGAAGGCCGCATGCCCCCGGAGCTGCCCTGTCGCGCAAGTCATGGGGAAACCTGGCATGTAGGACGTGCGTGCGAATTGAGCCGCTTTGTGGCGGGTGGCTCCACGTGGGGCCACCCGCTCACCGCTCCGGAGTGCCCAGTGGGTGCCCGGTGCGCACCGCGGCCACGACCTCCGCGCGGGACCGCACACCGACGCGGGCGAAGAGCCGGGTGAGCCGGTTGGCCACGGCGTCCTCGCTGAGGCCGAGGACAGCGGCGATCTGACGGTTGGACAGTCCCTCGGCGACGAGCACGGCTAACAGCTGCTCGTTCTCCGCGGTGGCCTGTTTGCGCCCGGGGACGGGGTGCCGGCTCTCCCGGATGGCGGCGCGGGTGCGGAACCGCCACAGCGACGCGCCGACGTCACCGAACAGCTGATACGCCTCGTACAGCCAGGGAGCCGGGCCGCCGCTCGCCGACGCCGCGGCAAGCAGCGTCTCGGCGGTCTCGAACGGCTGGCTCCTGGAGCGGGCCAAGCCCACCGCCTCCCGCAGGAGGTCTTGGACCACGGTCGCGTCCTGCCCGGGGAGTTGGGCCGCGGCGCGCAGGTGGAGCAGGTGCGCGCGGCCCTGGCCGGTCCGCTGTGCCACCCGCTCCAGCTCCCGCACGCACTCCGCCGCCGCAGAGACCTGGCCGGTGTCCAGGCACACCTGAACCAGGGCGGCCCACAGCTCGTCGGTGCCGTAGACGTACCCGCCGGCCTCGGCGGCCTTCAGCCCCCGCCGCAGCGTCTGCTCGGCACCGGAGAGGTCGCCGAGCGTCCGCGCCAGTTCCGCCTCGGCGCGGTCCAGGAGGGACTCGGACGGCCCGGTCGCCCGCCCGCGCGCCTCGTCCAGGAAATACTGGGCGCTCCGGGTGCGGCCACGAGCGAGCAGGACGGCCGACATGCGCTCGGGCAGCAGGTGGTGTCCGGGTGTGGGCATGTCGACCTGACCGCTCACCAGGGCCCGCCGGGCCACCGCCAGCGCGTCGTCCCACCGGCCCTCCAGGTGGTGCCACAGGAACAGGCTGTACGCGGGGAGCGCCTTCTCGGTGATCCCCCGGCGGGCCAGGACCGCTCCGGCCTCCCGCAGGTCCCCCGCGCCGAGGAGCTGGTCCACCTGGATCACGGTCACCGCGTACCGCCCGTAGCGGGGCAGTTCGTTCATGTCCGGCAGGGTCAGCGACCGGACGAACCGCTCCGGCTCACCGCAGACGAGCTCGGCCACGGCGCGGAACAGCGCGGGGAACACCCGGGCGGCCCGCGCCTCGTCCCCCTGGGCGGCCCGTGCGTCGTCCTCCTCCCGGCCGGTCTGCCTGAGCAGCGCCAGCGCCTGCGTCCACCGGCCCTGCCCGCACAGCGCCAGGGCCCGCCCGGTCACCTCCACCGCGGGCGGCAGGCCCTGCATCCGCCACCAGCGGCCCGAGGCCAGCCGGTCCAGCCATATCCGGTCGCCGACGGCGGCCGCGGACCCCACCAACAAGGCCGCGGCCTCCTGGAGCGCCACGAGGCCGAAGCCGGCCGGGTCGCGCAGTACCGAGGCGGCGGCCCGCCGGGCGGCCTCGTACTCGCCCGCGGTGTAGGCCATCCCCACGTACCGCCGGATCAGGTCGTCCCGCACCTCCGGCTCCTCGGCGAAGCGGACGGCGGTCCGCAGCCACCGCAGCATCCCCCGCCGGCCCGGGTCGGGGTGCAGCCGGTCGGCCGCCGCCGCCAACTCGGCCACCACACGCCGGCGGTCCAGGCCAAAGTCCACCTCGGCGAGCCGGTCCGGCAGGTAGGTGTCGGGGTCGGCCTCGGCGAGCAGCTCCGCCGCGGCCCCCTGCGTCCCGGCCTCCTGCGTCCCGGCCCGCCGCGCGGCCGCCGCGTCCCGGACCGCTGCCACCGCGGCGACCGACAGCCGGTTGCGTTCCAGGGGGCCCAGCCGGCGGCGGACCGTGTGCTCCAACAGGGGGACGGAGAACGCCCACCCGCGGGGCGGAGCGCCCTCGGGGCCGGGGAGTTCCCCCACGATCCCCGCGGCGATCAGGGCGCCCAGGCCGTCGTCCACGAGCGCCGCTGACAAGCCGGTCGCCTCGGCCACGTGTGTCGCGGCCGCCCGGCCCAGCGGCCACAGAACGCTCAGCGCCGCGGCCACCGTGCGGCTCGGCTCGCCCAGCGCGCGCAGCGCCGCGACGAACCGGTCCTCGTCCGGCAGCACCGGCGGCGGAGTGCCCGGACACAGCAGGACCCGGTCGTCGACCGTCCGGGTCGCGCCGTTCCGGGACCACGCGGTGAGCAGGACGTCGACCGCCGCCGGCACTCCCCCGCTCATGTCGTGTGCCTCGCAGACCAGTTCAGGGTCCGCGACCGCATGCAGCCGCCGGCTGACCACCGCGGCGACCTCCGCCCGCTCCAGACGCGGCAGGACGGTGCGGTGCGCGCCGCGACGGTTCGCCAGGCGCTCCACCCCGCCACTCGGGCCACCACCGGGCGTGTGCCGCCCGGCCCCCCTGTGCCGGAGCACCGACAGGACCAGCCGCACGTCGGGCGCGACCCGTTCGAGGTCGACGCCGCCGAGCAGGTCCAGCGACTCGGTGTCGGCGTGGTGGGCGTCGTCGACCACGAGGGTCAGGGGGGCGGACTGCGCCAGGGCGGCCACCAGCGCCCGGCCCATGGCGGCCGGTTCCCCGCGCTCGACGGCGGCCAGCGCGTCCGCCGCCCCGCCGTCGGCCCGCCGCGGCCTGGGCGGGGACTGCCGGTGCGGTGCGAGCGCCTTGACCAGCCGCAGCGCCAGCAGCAGCGGGCGCCGGCCGTCCTCGGGGTCGCAGACCAGGAACGAGACCTCCCTCTCGTCCGCACGTGCCCCGGTGGCGAGGGCATGGACGAACGTGGAACGGCCGACGCCGCGTTCCCCCTCGACGACCAGCAGGTTCGGCCCCTCGGAGGCGAAGAGGCGCTGCCGGACGTCCGCCAACGCCCGCTCGCGACCGGGCAGGTGCGCCGGGTCCCGGTCGGCGCCGTCCGCCGGGCCCGCGCCCGACGGCTTCGCGGCGAAGTCGTCCGCGGCCGGTCCGCTTCGGTTGCCCATGTCTCCTCCAGCAGAGTGCGTCTGCCGGACCGCCGTCGGCGGGGCCCGCCGCACGAGCGGGCCTGGTGCCCGGAGCGGTCTCGGGTGTCATTCACCACCCGGGTGTCACGCACCACTCAGGTGTCACGCACCACTCAGGTGTCACTACAAGTGAGGTTACGTTCTCCCGCGGTTCCGTCCCACAGGGCCCCACAGTCGGGCCGGGCTCGCCGGCAGCGGCCGGCGAGGTGGTGCGTACCCCGTCGTACGCGCCGTGGAGCGACCCTCGTGCGACACAGTGACAGCGCCCGAGATCTCTGAACTCCCCTGCGGACCTTTCCCTTTTGTACGCGCACCGATGTACGCCCGCGCCAAACGCCGGGACGTGGCGGGCGGGTGGGCCCCGCTTCCGGGGAGAACCACTAGCATCCCGGACAGGCGAGACCGGCCACGGCCGGCCCCCACCTCACCTAGCCACCCCGTCAAGGAGGCACGCCCTGACTGCGCAGCTCTCACGCTCCTCACGGCGGGAGCCCCACGACGCGGAGAGCCCGGGGCCCCCGGCGCCCTCCGCCGACCCGGCGGTGCCGGACCCCGGCATCTCCGGCTCCCCGCCATCGAACCGCACCCCGAAGAGCCCGGCCGGCGCTCGGCTGCGAGGGCGCCTGGTGCAGCGCATGCGAGCCGCGGCCCGCATGCAGACGCTCGCCGACGGCTCACCCGCGCTCTGGGACCAGGACGCGGACCGCACGGAGGCGCCGCACCCCGGCACCCGCAACCCGCCGGGCACGGACGGGAAACCCTCCCCGCCGGCACCGACACCGGCCGCAGCCGGGAAGACCTCCCCGCCGACCACACCGCCGGCGGCGCGGCAGCGCCATCCCCGCAGGACGCTGCTCGCCGCGGCGGTCGGCGGCGTGGCCCTGCTGTCGGTGCCGTTCCTGCTCATGGCGCCGGGTTCGCACGGCAAGTCCACGGACCGTCAGGGCGCCTTGGCCGACATCCCGCAGGACGCCGTGCCCGGGAGCCGGGCGCCGTCCTCCTCCGGCTCCCACTCACCCTCCGCCTCCAAGTCCGCCGCCTCCGCCGCGCCCTCCACCTCCGCGGGGCACCACGCCCCGAAGCCGAAGCCCCGCCCGGGGAACGGTCACCCGGCCGGCCCCGGCGGCGCCCCGACGGTGGACTCCCCGGCGAAGAACGCGCTCTCGGGCGGTTCGCTCGCCCCGGCCGGCTCCCGGCTGTTCGGAGGCGCCTCCCAGGCGCTGCTGCACAACCGCGCCACCGGCCTCTGCGCCGACCTGCCGGACCTGGGCAACGGGGCGGCCAACGGTCCCGTCAACGAGTTCCACTGCCAGGCCGGTGACGCCGACAACCAGATGTGGAACCTCCAGATGGTCCAGGGCAAGGGACCGGGGGGCGCGAACCTCTTCGTGGTCCGCAACACCAAGGACAATCTGTGCATGGACCTGCCGGACTTCGGCGGGCAGCCGGCGGGCACCAAGGTCTCCGAGTTCCCGTGCAACGGGAGCGCCCAGGACAACCAGACCTGGTACGTCTGGCCGGGACAGGACAACCACTACCAGCTCCGCAACTCCCGGAGCGGCGGCCTGTGCCTGGGCGTCGACGGGGGGCCGGGCGCCGGCCCCGACGCCCGCCTCCAACTGCGGCCCTGCGGACCCGCCGACACCGACTGGTCCTGGTCGGGTTCCTGAAGTCCACGGAATTCACGGAGTTCACGGGGCTCCCCGCGTTCACGGAGTGCGCGGGGAGCCCCGCCGGTCGGCGACCACGACGCACCGTCCGTCACCCCAGCAAGTGCACATGGCCGGGTTGCGCCACGGAGCGAGCGTCGCCCCCCGCTGCCGGCACGTGGGGCAGCAGGCCCAGCCGGGCCAGGCTCCCGTCGAGCCGGGACGCGGCCAACTCCGTGCGGGAACGGCACCCGGTGCGCTGGAAGAGCCGGGTCAGCCGCTGCTCCACGGTCTTCTCGCTGCACGCCATGAGGGCGGCTATCCGCCGGTTCGTCTCACCGTCGCTCACCAGGTCGATCAGGCGCACATCGCTCTCGTTCAGCCTGGTCGGAGTGGCCCGCCGCCGCGGCAGGCTCAGCTTCAGACCGTTCTGCCGCGCCCGGACGGCGAGAATGTCGCGCAGGTACGCCGATGCCCCGAGCGACTGCGCGTCCCGCACGGCCTCGTCCAACCAGGTCTGGGGGTCGTCGCCCACCACGACCAGGCACTCCCAGGCGAACAGCGCCAACAGCCGGTCGCCGCGCCGCCGCACCAGGGGTAAGGCGGTCCGCACGCTGCCGGCGTCGCGGTGCAGCAGCGCCCGCCCGAGGAGTACGGACTCCCGCGTCATCGGGGAGTCCACCTCGTCGTGCAGGGCGTCCAGTTCCTCCTGCGCCCGCTCGCAGTCCCGCTCCCGGCCGTCCCGCGAACCGAACGAGAGCAACCGCAGCAACAGCCGGTCCAGGCCCGCGAGCACACCGTTCTCGCGCGCCCACTCGACGTCCTGCCACGCCCGCTCGAACGCCTCGTCGGCCCCGCCCGTCGCGTGACGGACGCTCAGCCACACCCGCCCGATCAGGGGGTGGAAGACGGTCTCGGGTATGAGCTCCAGCCATGCGCGGGCCTGCCCGATGTCGCCGCGTATCCAGTGGATCTCGCCCGCCAGCGCCCGTGCCAGCTGGGCGGCGCCGGAGAAATCGCGGGACCTGCTGCGCAGTTCGATCCGGCGGACCCCGGACAGCGTCTCGTCCCACCGGCCCGCGAGGTAGTCGCGGACCACCGCGTGGTACCGCACCGCGGTGCTGTCGCCGGCCTTGACGTACCGGTCCGCCAGCACCGCCTCCAGGGCACCGGCCAGGTCACCGTACGCGGCGACGCCGCGCAGCCGGTCCCAGGCCGCCCCCTCGACCGCCACCGGCAGGTCGCGGCGGGCCCGTTCGCTATCCTCCCGCCCGCCCACCACCGCCGCCAGCAGCCGGGTCTCGGCCGGCGTGGGCAGCGGGCCACAAGCGGGCTCGTCCGCCCCGGGCGCGCCGGCCCACACCATGGGGGTCAGCGGCCCGATCCCGTACCGCCCGCCCAGCGCCGCCAGGCCCGCCGCCGCCGGTATCCGCCGCAGCGCGGCGGAGCGCCGGTCCTCCGCCGCCTCGGTGTGCCGGGGGCCGTGTTCGTGCAGCGCCGCCATGCTCCAGGCGCGGGCGCTGAAGTCCAGGTCGGCCCCGGCGTTCGCGGGCGCGGCGTCGAGGCAGGCGGTCAACGGCTCCGCCAGCGCCAGCGACCCGGCGTAGTCGGCGTTCCGCAGGCCGAGTTCCAGCGCCTGGCGCAGCACGCCGGACGCCTCCGGTCCCGGCCGCATGCGGTCCAGCGCCGCGCCGTAGACAGCGACCGCCCGGGGCGCGGAGAACCGCGCGTACCTGCCGGCTGCCGCCAGCAGCAGCGGCACCGCGACCCCGTCGTCCAACTCCGGGCCGACGGCGATCGCGTGGCCGGCCAGTCGGGGGTGGCCGGTGCCCGCGGAGACCGGGCCGAGCCGGTCGAGAGCCGTACGCACGATACGGGCGTGCAGCTCCGGCACGTCGCAGGTGACGGGCAGCTTCCGCAGCGCCGCCGCCAGCGCCGGCACGGCGAATCCCACCCGCCCCTCCTGGTCGGCCATCAGCACGCCCTGGGTGAACAGCTGGTCCACAGCCCGGACGGCGTCGGGCCTGGCTCCCCGGCCCGGCGTCGTCATGCGGTGCAGGTCCTCCAGGCGCAACTCGGCCGTGGCGACCAGGCGGGCCAGCGCGGCCGCGACCTTGGTGCGCCCGGCGTCCGGGGGGAGGTCCGGCCACCCGAGGGCGGCCAGCTCCTCCGCGTCCCCGCCGAAGCGCAGGCCGCCCGCCGGTTCGCTGAGGGCGAGCCGGCCGTCCAATTCCAGGAGCGCCCCGTCCTGTTCGATCCCGGCGAGCACCGAGAGCAGCGCGGCGGGGTTGCCCCTCAAGGGGCCGAGGGAGCGGGCCACCGCCGTCACCAGGTCGGGCTCGACCGGGTGGCCGAGCCGACGCGAGAGCATTTCGCGCACGTCGTCCGGCGCCAGCGGGCCCAGGTCGAGTACGTCATCGGCGGCCGGCGGCAGGTGTTCGCCGCGGTGTGCCGGCGCGGCCGGCCGGGACGCCAGCACCACGGGCAGGCCGACGGGCCGGAAGACGCGCAGCAGCAGCCCCAGAGCGGAGGCGGTGGCCGGCGGCAAGCCGTCGATGCCGTCCACCACCATGGAGAACGGGACGTGCTCCGCCGCGTCGGTGAGGACCTCGCCGATCGTGGACAGCAGGGCGAGCCCCCCGTCACGGCCGGCGGTCCGCAGTTCCACGCGCCGGATCTCGACCACGCGCGCCGGCAGCCGGCCATCGCTGATCCGGGCCAGCAGCCGGCAGACCGCGTCGACCAGCGCCGCCGTGCCCGGCTCCCCCTCGGACGTCGACAGGCCGAGCCGCAGCACCTTCGCGCCGCCCTGCACCGCCGCCAGGCGGCCGGACTCCACGACGGTGGTCTTGCCCACTCCGCCGGCACCGGTGACCAGCACGGTCCGTGCGGTGCCGGTGGAGCCCAGTGCGCGGGCGACCGCGCGGACGTCGTCCTCCCTGCCTGGCAGGGACGAACCGGGCTGCTGCATCGACCGACTCCTCACTCCGGGCCCGGCAGGCAACCGCCGGGTGATGGTCCGAAAGCCTGGCGCCGGCCTCGTCGACGTCTGAGGCCATGAGGCCGCATCCGGCGTCCGGCGAATCCGCTGGGTACCGATCGGTGCTGGTGCCAGGTTTCCCTGTCGTTTGGTGTCCAGCGATCCGCTCCCGGCCGTGACCTGAACCGTGCGTGACACCATTGACGTCTTGAACAAATGATGAACTACTCCTTTGTCTGCGGGAGGTCTGGTGCCACAGCAAACGCCCACGCAGAAAGTGGGGGTGGCGATCCACTCTCCCGACGCCCTCACCCGCGCCGGCCTGGCCAGCCACCTCCAGCACGACCGGCGCTTCTGCGAGACGTCCGCGGACCAGGCGGACGTGACCGTGGTCGTGGTGGACACCGCGAACGCCGCCACCCTCAGCCTGCTGCACAGCCTCTCCGCCTCCTCACAGGCACGCTTCGCGCTGCTGGTCGGACGGCAGTGGCAGGCCGACATCTTCGCCGCGGTCGACCGCGGGGTACGCGCCGTACTGTGGCGCGACAGCTTCACCCCGGCGGCCTTCTTCCAGGCACTGCTCACCGTCGCGCGCGGTGGCGGCAGCTTTCCCCCCGCCCTCCAGGGAACCCTCATGCGGCAGGTCCAGTGGACCCACCACGAGGTCCTCACGCCCCGCGGCCTGACCGCCTCCGGTGTCAGCCCCCGCGAGGTGGACGTCCTGCGCCTCATCGCGGAGGGCCTGGAGCTGTCGGAGATCGCAGAGAAGCTCGCCTATTCCGAACGCACCGTCAAGTACGTGCTCTATGGCCTGATGAAGCGTCTGAACCTGCGCAACCGGGCGCACGCGGTCTCCTACGCCCTGCGCACCGGGCTGATATGACCGGCCGGTCCGCCCGGGGAGTGCTCGGCAACCCCGCGACCGGTGCGTGTCTCCTGGAGCCCCGCACCGGTCAGGCTGCCGGCCCTGCACCCAACGGCCCGTCAGCCCACCAGATGCCCCGGCCCGAACGCGTCCGGCAGCAGCTCCGACAGTGGCCGGATGCCCGCCGCCGTGTCGACCAGGAGGTCCGGGCCGCCGTGTTCCCACAGGAGTTGGCGGCAGCGGCCGCAGGGGACCAGCAGCTCGCCCGCCCCGTCGACACAGGTGAAGGCGGTCAGGCGGGGTGCCGGTCCGTCGGTGGTGGTCCGGCCCGCGAACAGGGCGGAGACCAGGCCGCATTCGGCGCAGAGGGCGAGGCCGTAGGAGGCGTTCTCGACGTTGCAGGCGGCGATCGTGCGGCCGTCGTCCACGAGGGCGGCGGCGCCGACGGGGTAGCCGGAATAAGGGGCGTAGGCCCGGGACATCGCGTCCCGGGCCTGCGCGCGCAGTGCGGTCCAGTCGACCGGCACCGGTGGTGTCATGTGCCTTGTCCTCGGCGGTAGGGCTTGCCGTTCGCCTTCGGGGGCCGCAGTCGCTGGGCGGAGAGGGCGAGGACGAGCAGGGTGGCGATGTACGGGCTCGCCTCGACCAGTTCCAGCGGAACGGTGTCGGCCAGGAAGTACCAGCCTATGAGGACGACGGCCGCCACCGCCGACAGCGCGGCCTGGGTGCGCTTGGCGGCGCGCAGCTTCAGCAGCGCGATCACCGCGAGCAGCGCGGCCAGGCCCAGCAGCAGGGCGTGGACGGTCGGGCCGCCGCTGCGCAGCTGCATGGCGTCCATGAAGCCGAACAGGCCCGCGCCCATCGCGACGCCGCCAGGACGCCAGTTGCCGAAGATCATCGTGGCGAGACCGATGTAGCCGCGGCCGCCGGTCTGCCCGTCCTGGTAGAAATGCACCCCGATGGAGAGGAAGGCACCGCCGAGGCCGGCCAGGGCGCCGGAGACCAGGACCGCCGCGTACTTGTACGAGTACACGTTGACGCCCAGGGACTCGGCCGAGACCGGGGCCTCGCCGCAGGAGCGCAGCCGCAGGCCGAACGAGGAGCGCCACAGCAGGTAGAAGGTGCCGACGAACAGGCCGATGGTGAGCAGGGTCAGCCAGGAGACGTTGGTGACCGCCGCGCCGAGGATGCCGGCGACGTCGGAGACCAGGAACCAGTGGTGCGCCTCCAGCGAGTTCAGCGCGTCCGACAGGCCGGGGACGGTGAAGCTCGGCATGTCGGGCATCGGCGGGGACTGCTTGTCGTTGCCGCCGGCCAGCATGGCCGCGCTGCCCTCCTGGCCGAACAACAGGGTGGCCAGGTACTGGGTGGCGCCGAGCGCCAGGATGTTGACCGCGACGCCGGAGACGATGTGGTCGACGCCGAAGGTGACGGTGGCGACGGCGTGGATCAGGCCGCCGAGCGCACCGCCGGCGATGCCGGCCAGCGCCGCCGCCCAGGGGCCGTGCTCCCAGCCGACCCACCCGGCCGCGAACGAGCCGAGCATCATCATGCCTTCGAGGCCGATGTTGACCACGCCGGCCCGCTCGGCCCACAGGCCGCCCAGACCCGCCAGGCCGATCGGCACGGCGGCGCTCAGTGCGGCGCCGAACTGGCCGGCGGAGGTGAGGTCCGCGGTGCCGGTGACGGCCCGCAGGAGGGAGAGCGCGACCAGCGCGCCGGCGATGATCAGCAGGATCCAGGGGTAGGTCAGCTTGCGCCGCCCGCCCTTCCCGGGGACCGCGAGCTTCGTCGCGGTCTTGAGGTCCGTACTCACGCCGACACCTCCGGCTTGTCGCTCTTGTCAGACTTGTCGGCGTTGGTGGTGCGGGACAGGGCGGCCAGCTCCTCGCCGACCTTGCGCTGCTGCAGGCGCAGCCCGTAGCGGCGCACGATCTCGTAGGCGATGACGACGCAGAGCACGATGACGCCCTGGATGACGCCGACGATCTCCTGCGCGTAGCCCTCGAACTCCAGGCGGGAGCCGGTGCGGTCGAGGAACGCCCACAGCAGGGCGCCGAAGGCCATCCCGACCGGGTGGTTGCGGCCGAGCAGGGCGATGGCGATGCCGGTGAAGCCGATGCCGGCCGGGAAGTCCGTGCCGTACTGGAAGGACTCGCCGAGCAGGGTGGGCATGCCGACCAGGCCGGCCGCGGCACCCGACAGCAGCATGCTGCTGACGACCATGCGCTTGACGCTGACGCCGCTGGCCTCGGCGGCCGACTCGGAGGCGCCCACGGCGCGCAGGTCGAAGCCGAAGCGGGTGCGGTTGATACCGAACCAGTACAGCGCGCCGGCCAGCACCGCGATCACCACGAAGCCGTAGACCGGCTTGGGGTGGGTGGGGAAGGAGAAGAAGTGGCTGGATTCCGGGAGGAACTTGGTGTGCAGGAGGTTGCCGTCCTTGATGGCGAGGCGGCCGTCCTGCAGGAAGTAGCCGATGATCGAGGCGGCGATGGCGTTCAGCATGATCGTGGTGATCACTTCGCTGACGCCGCGGGTGGTCTTCAGCAGACCCGCGATGCCCGACCAGATCGCGCCCACCAGCATCGCGACGACGATGAGCAGGATGATCTGGATCGCGCCGGGGAGGGCGATGGCCCCGCCCACGGCCGCGGCCGCGAAGGCCGCCAGGCGGTACTGGCCGTCGACACCGATGTTGAAGAGGTTCATACGGAAGCCGATGGCGACCGCCAGCGCCGAAAGGTAGTACGGCACCGCCTTGTTGATGATCCAGACCTGGCTGTCGCTGTA includes:
- a CDS encoding LuxR family transcriptional regulator encodes the protein MGNRSGPAADDFAAKPSGAGPADGADRDPAHLPGRERALADVRQRLFASEGPNLLVVEGERGVGRSTFVHALATGARADEREVSFLVCDPEDGRRPLLLALRLVKALAPHRQSPPRPRRADGGAADALAAVERGEPAAMGRALVAALAQSAPLTLVVDDAHHADTESLDLLGGVDLERVAPDVRLVLSVLRHRGAGRHTPGGGPSGGVERLANRRGAHRTVLPRLERAEVAAVVSRRLHAVADPELVCEAHDMSGGVPAAVDVLLTAWSRNGATRTVDDRVLLCPGTPPPVLPDEDRFVAALRALGEPSRTVAAALSVLWPLGRAAATHVAEATGLSAALVDDGLGALIAAGIVGELPGPEGAPPRGWAFSVPLLEHTVRRRLGPLERNRLSVAAVAAVRDAAAARRAGTQEAGTQGAAAELLAEADPDTYLPDRLAEVDFGLDRRRVVAELAAAADRLHPDPGRRGMLRWLRTAVRFAEEPEVRDDLIRRYVGMAYTAGEYEAARRAAASVLRDPAGFGLVALQEAAALLVGSAAAVGDRIWLDRLASGRWWRMQGLPPAVEVTGRALALCGQGRWTQALALLRQTGREEDDARAAQGDEARAARVFPALFRAVAELVCGEPERFVRSLTLPDMNELPRYGRYAVTVIQVDQLLGAGDLREAGAVLARRGITEKALPAYSLFLWHHLEGRWDDALAVARRALVSGQVDMPTPGHHLLPERMSAVLLARGRTRSAQYFLDEARGRATGPSESLLDRAEAELARTLGDLSGAEQTLRRGLKAAEAGGYVYGTDELWAALVQVCLDTGQVSAAAECVRELERVAQRTGQGRAHLLHLRAAAQLPGQDATVVQDLLREAVGLARSRSQPFETAETLLAAASASGGPAPWLYEAYQLFGDVGASLWRFRTRAAIRESRHPVPGRKQATAENEQLLAVLVAEGLSNRQIAAVLGLSEDAVANRLTRLFARVGVRSRAEVVAAVRTGHPLGTPER
- a CDS encoding response regulator transcription factor; the protein is MAIHSPDALTRAGLASHLQHDRRFCETSADQADVTVVVVDTANAATLSLLHSLSASSQARFALLVGRQWQADIFAAVDRGVRAVLWRDSFTPAAFFQALLTVARGGGSFPPALQGTLMRQVQWTHHEVLTPRGLTASGVSPREVDVLRLIAEGLELSEIAEKLAYSERTVKYVLYGLMKRLNLRNRAHAVSYALRTGLI
- a CDS encoding RICIN domain-containing protein, with the protein product MRAAARMQTLADGSPALWDQDADRTEAPHPGTRNPPGTDGKPSPPAPTPAAAGKTSPPTTPPAARQRHPRRTLLAAAVGGVALLSVPFLLMAPGSHGKSTDRQGALADIPQDAVPGSRAPSSSGSHSPSASKSAASAAPSTSAGHHAPKPKPRPGNGHPAGPGGAPTVDSPAKNALSGGSLAPAGSRLFGGASQALLHNRATGLCADLPDLGNGAANGPVNEFHCQAGDADNQMWNLQMVQGKGPGGANLFVVRNTKDNLCMDLPDFGGQPAGTKVSEFPCNGSAQDNQTWYVWPGQDNHYQLRNSRSGGLCLGVDGGPGAGPDARLQLRPCGPADTDWSWSGS
- a CDS encoding cytidine deaminase; amino-acid sequence: MTPPVPVDWTALRAQARDAMSRAYAPYSGYPVGAAALVDDGRTIAACNVENASYGLALCAECGLVSALFAGRTTTDGPAPRLTAFTCVDGAGELLVPCGRCRQLLWEHGGPDLLVDTAAGIRPLSELLPDAFGPGHLVG
- a CDS encoding ABC transporter permease is translated as MSTDLKTATKLAVPGKGGRRKLTYPWILLIIAGALVALSLLRAVTGTADLTSAGQFGAALSAAVPIGLAGLGGLWAERAGVVNIGLEGMMMLGSFAAGWVGWEHGPWAAALAGIAGGALGGLIHAVATVTFGVDHIVSGVAVNILALGATQYLATLLFGQEGSAAMLAGGNDKQSPPMPDMPSFTVPGLSDALNSLEAHHWFLVSDVAGILGAAVTNVSWLTLLTIGLFVGTFYLLWRSSFGLRLRSCGEAPVSAESLGVNVYSYKYAAVLVSGALAGLGGAFLSIGVHFYQDGQTGGRGYIGLATMIFGNWRPGGVAMGAGLFGFMDAMQLRSGGPTVHALLLGLAALLAVIALLKLRAAKRTQAALSAVAAVVLIGWYFLADTVPLELVEASPYIATLLVLALSAQRLRPPKANGKPYRRGQGT
- a CDS encoding helix-turn-helix transcriptional regulator, whose amino-acid sequence is MQQPGSSLPGREDDVRAVARALGSTGTARTVLVTGAGGVGKTTVVESGRLAAVQGGAKVLRLGLSTSEGEPGTAALVDAVCRLLARISDGRLPARVVEIRRVELRTAGRDGGLALLSTIGEVLTDAAEHVPFSMVVDGIDGLPPATASALGLLLRVFRPVGLPVVLASRPAAPAHRGEHLPPAADDVLDLGPLAPDDVREMLSRRLGHPVEPDLVTAVARSLGPLRGNPAALLSVLAGIEQDGALLELDGRLALSEPAGGLRFGGDAEELAALGWPDLPPDAGRTKVAAALARLVATAELRLEDLHRMTTPGRGARPDAVRAVDQLFTQGVLMADQEGRVGFAVPALAAALRKLPVTCDVPELHARIVRTALDRLGPVSAGTGHPRLAGHAIAVGPELDDGVAVPLLLAAAGRYARFSAPRAVAVYGAALDRMRPGPEASGVLRQALELGLRNADYAGSLALAEPLTACLDAAPANAGADLDFSARAWSMAALHEHGPRHTEAAEDRRSAALRRIPAAAGLAALGGRYGIGPLTPMVWAGAPGADEPACGPLPTPAETRLLAAVVGGREDSERARRDLPVAVEGAAWDRLRGVAAYGDLAGALEAVLADRYVKAGDSTAVRYHAVVRDYLAGRWDETLSGVRRIELRSRSRDFSGAAQLARALAGEIHWIRGDIGQARAWLELIPETVFHPLIGRVWLSVRHATGGADEAFERAWQDVEWARENGVLAGLDRLLLRLLSFGSRDGRERDCERAQEELDALHDEVDSPMTRESVLLGRALLHRDAGSVRTALPLVRRRGDRLLALFAWECLVVVGDDPQTWLDEAVRDAQSLGASAYLRDILAVRARQNGLKLSLPRRRATPTRLNESDVRLIDLVSDGETNRRIAALMACSEKTVEQRLTRLFQRTGCRSRTELAASRLDGSLARLGLLPHVPAAGGDARSVAQPGHVHLLG
- a CDS encoding helix-turn-helix transcriptional regulator yields the protein MSPHMLVDTVRVAIHAPEGIVRAGLVSYLQHDRELAEVSVSDVRDGDVVVVATDVADAAALESLGALSDAADVLFVLVVAKMQWRADISAAVDRGVRAVLWRDSFTPADFTRTLLAVAQGGGSFPASLQGTLMEQVQVTQREVLVPRGLAASGISSREMDVLRLVAEGEELSQIAAKLCYSERTIKYVLYGVMKRLRLRNRAHAVSYAIRSGLI